CAAATTCACCACATGCCATAATAGAATTCCAAAAAGTGACCAACGATGAGCACATGAGGCCGGATTTCCGGCCTCATGTGTAAAATCATTGAGTTATAATGGGGAACTCCTGGCAAGCAATCACTTTTTCTTACGTGCTGCCGGGCCAGCTTTATCCAACACCCCATTCACGAATTTATGACTATCTTCAGCACCAAATATTTTTGCCAGTTCAATGCCTTCATTAATAGCCACTTTGTAGGGAACATCATCACGAAAGCTTAGTTCAAACATTGCCACGCGCAAAATGGCTTTTTCTACCTGACCTAACTCTTCAAGCTGACGGGAAAGATAAGGCGCCATCAAAGCATCCAATTTTGTAGCATTGACTGCTACCCCGGACAGCAATTCACGAAAATAGGTGACATCAACACCGGATACGTCCTGCTCTGACAGAAACTGCAATTCAACATCAGCAATGCTGTTTTTGGATAATTGCCATGAATAAATTGCCTGAACAGCACATTCACGAGCACGACGACGAGCAGCAGGTTTCACAAAATTCCCCTTAATTAAAACTAAAAAGTTCAGCCTTTAATGGCTTTGATTACATTGATCATTTCCAATGCGGTCAAGGCAGCTTCCGCACCTTTATTGCCCGCTTTAGTTCCAGCGCGTTCAATCGCCTGTTCAATATTTTCTGTTGTCAGAACACCCAATGTAACAGGAATATTGCTGGACATTGCCACGCTGGACAAGCCTGAGCTACATTCACCGGCAACATATTCAAAGTGGGCTGTTCCGCCACGGATAACAGTACCTAAAGCAATAACCGCATCATATTTTCGGGATTCAGCCAGCGCTTTGACCGTCAATGGCAATTCATAAGCACCTGGCACCCATACTACGGTGATATTGTCTGAAGAAACCTGACCGATGCGTTCTAACGCATCAACAGCTCCTTCCAGCAGGCTGTCATTAATGAAGTTGTTAAAGCGGGCAACTGCAATGGCAATGCGAGCTTCAGGAGCTGCAACAACACCTTTGATTACGTTCATAGCCTTCCTTATATCTTATTAAGATCCGCAGGGGGGCGGATCTTATCACATTATTTTTGATTTAGGGCAATCCCAAAATCAAAACACCTAGTTCGGTCGTAAGCGAAGACGCACATCAGGGCCAATCTGTTGAACATCAAACAGAGAAAATTCAGGAGCATCCGATAATTTTTGCAATTCAGGGATATCGAACAATCCACGGGCACTATTTCCCAATACCTTAGGTGCAATATAAAGGATCAATTCATCTACCAATCCTAGCGATAACAAAGCCCCAGCTAAAGCAGGGCCGCATTCCGCCCAAACAGAATTTATCTGGCGCTTACCAAGCTGCATCATCAGCAATACTAAATCAACACCGTCACCATACGCTGGCAATAAAATCTGTTCGGTATTATCAGGCCATTTTTCCTGATCTTGCTTAGTACGTGCTAACCAACATTCCCCTGGTTGCTGTATTACCTGATGCTGTGGAGTGACACGATTTTGGCTATCCGTAATAATACGGATGGGTTGGCGGAGCAATTCTTGCGGATAAATAGCTTGTGTTTCTGCATCCAGTTCATTCCAGCGGACAGTCAGAGAAGGATCATCTGCCAATACCGTTGCGCTGGAACTCAAAATAGCACTACATTGCGCCCGTAATTTCTGCACATTTTGGCGGGCTTCAGGTGAGGTAATCCACTTGCTTTCCCCTGATGCCAATGCAGTCCGACCGTCCAATGATGCCCCCAGTTTCAATTGCAGGTACGGGAACCCTGTGCGCATACGTTTAAGAAAACCCTTATTCAAGGATTCCGCCTGTCCCATCATCAAACCATGTTCAATGGCAATTCCGGCTTGCTGCAATTTATACAAGCCACGTCCAGCAACTTGAGGATTAGGATCTTGCATCGCTACCACAACTCGGCTTAAACCTGCGGCAATCAAAGCATCAGCACAAGGGGGGGTTTTACCGTGATGGCTGCACGGTTCAAGGGTAACGTAAGCGGTAGCACCTTTAGCTTTTTCACCGGCCATGCGCAGGGCGTGAACTTCTGCGTGAGGTTCACCCGCTCGTGCATGAAAACCTTCCCCGATTATCTGCTCATCCTTAACGATGACACAGCCTACATTCGGATTCGGGGATGTTGTAAAACGTCCCTGATACGCCAGCTCCAGCGCTCTGGACATATATATTTCATCAAGTGTCATAGGCGGTTAGTCTGTGTTCTGGTTTTTAATAAAAATTACAGCCCTTAGTCTTGTAGTCTGGCAATCTCTTCACCGAATTCGCGAATATCTTCAAAGCTGCGGTAAACAGAGGCAAAACGGATATAAGCCACTTTATCCAATTTTTTCAGCGCATCCATGACAAAGTTTCCAATCATTTTGGACGGAATTTCACGCTCTCCTGTTGCCCGTACTTGTGATTTAATATGGTTAATTGCTGTTTCTACATCATCAGAGCTGACAGGGCGTTTTTCCAGTGCCTTCTGCATTCCACGACGCAATTTTTCTTCGTCGAAAGGCTCTCGAATATCATCACTTTTAATGACTCGCGGCATCACCAGTTCTGCAACTTCAAACGTAGTGAAGCGTTCATGACATTCCAGGCACTGACGGCGACGGCGCACTTGTGAGCCATCCCCTACCAGACGGGAATCAATAACTTTAGTATCAACGGCTGCGCAAAATGGGCAATGCATATCGTTTCCTGACAGTTAACCGAAGGGATAACAGTGTACCTTGAAGTGGTGACGAAAAACACCCTGTCAGTAAGTACTCACAGGGTGTTTAAGCGATATCAGTGCTCGATCAGGCAAAATAATTAAGGAAGAATGGAAGGCTGATCTGCCCCTTCCTTCTCAACTTTCTGCTGGATCAAATGTTCACGCTTCATACCCAATTTCAAAGCCAGCGCTGAAGCAACATAGATAGAAGAGATTGTACCGATAGAAACACCGATTAACATGACCAGTGAGAAGCCCCTCAACATTTCACCACCAAAAATGTACAGCATCAATACAACCAACAATGTGGTTGCGGAAGTCATGATGGTACGGCTCAAGGTTTGGGTCAGGGAAATGTTAGTGATTTCATACGATGTACCACGGCGTATCTTACGGAAGTTTTCACGGATACGATCCGACACAACGATACTATCGTTCAATGAATAGCCGATAACGGACATCAACGACGCAACGATAGTCAGGTCAATTTCGA
The sequence above is drawn from the Xenorhabdus ishibashii genome and encodes:
- the nusB gene encoding transcription antitermination factor NusB, yielding MKPAARRRARECAVQAIYSWQLSKNSIADVELQFLSEQDVSGVDVTYFRELLSGVAVNATKLDALMAPYLSRQLEELGQVEKAILRVAMFELSFRDDVPYKVAINEGIELAKIFGAEDSHKFVNGVLDKAGPAARKKK
- the ribH gene encoding 6,7-dimethyl-8-ribityllumazine synthase, with product MNVIKGVVAAPEARIAIAVARFNNFINDSLLEGAVDALERIGQVSSDNITVVWVPGAYELPLTVKALAESRKYDAVIALGTVIRGGTAHFEYVAGECSSGLSSVAMSSNIPVTLGVLTTENIEQAIERAGTKAGNKGAEAALTALEMINVIKAIKG
- the ribD gene encoding bifunctional diaminohydroxyphosphoribosylaminopyrimidine deaminase/5-amino-6-(5-phosphoribosylamino)uracil reductase RibD — translated: MTLDEIYMSRALELAYQGRFTTSPNPNVGCVIVKDEQIIGEGFHARAGEPHAEVHALRMAGEKAKGATAYVTLEPCSHHGKTPPCADALIAAGLSRVVVAMQDPNPQVAGRGLYKLQQAGIAIEHGLMMGQAESLNKGFLKRMRTGFPYLQLKLGASLDGRTALASGESKWITSPEARQNVQKLRAQCSAILSSSATVLADDPSLTVRWNELDAETQAIYPQELLRQPIRIITDSQNRVTPQHQVIQQPGECWLARTKQDQEKWPDNTEQILLPAYGDGVDLVLLMMQLGKRQINSVWAECGPALAGALLSLGLVDELILYIAPKVLGNSARGLFDIPELQKLSDAPEFSLFDVQQIGPDVRLRLRPN
- the nrdR gene encoding transcriptional regulator NrdR, which translates into the protein MHCPFCAAVDTKVIDSRLVGDGSQVRRRRQCLECHERFTTFEVAELVMPRVIKSDDIREPFDEEKLRRGMQKALEKRPVSSDDVETAINHIKSQVRATGEREIPSKMIGNFVMDALKKLDKVAYIRFASVYRSFEDIREFGEEIARLQD